A genomic window from Engraulis encrasicolus isolate BLACKSEA-1 chromosome 14, IST_EnEncr_1.0, whole genome shotgun sequence includes:
- the alas1 gene encoding 5-aminolevulinate synthase, nonspecific, mitochondrial: MDAIIRCPFLSRVPQAFLQQTRKTLVGYAVKCPVMMDLASRPLVRAVSSSASSFQKTDEVITPSEAPKETAQLPPGHPKPPAGQTAASKCPFLAAEMGQKNSSVVRQASMELQEDVSEVRTVRKDVSPSELDPLVKNTKASGNLMKKLMKQRPTRVSHLLQENMPKTVSNFHYDKFFEKKIEDKKADHTYRVFKTVNRRATDFPMADDYSQQASDRRDVSVWCSNDYLGMSRHPRIVQAIMDTLRKHGSGAGGTRNISGTSKFHVDLEHELADLHGKDAALLFTSCFVANDSTLFTLAKMLPGCEIYSDAGNHASMIQGIRNSGAKKFVFRHNDVEHLRELLAKSDPSTPKIVAFETVHSMDGAVCPLEEMCDVAHEFGAITFVDEVHAVGLYGARGGGIGDRDGVMHKMDIISGTLGKAFGCVGGYVASTDALIDTVRSYAAGFIFTTSLPPMLLAGARQSIQTLKSEEGRALRRNHQRNVKLLRQMLMDSGLPVVHCPSHIIPVRVSDAEKNTEVCDIMMSRYNIYVQAINYPTVARGHELLRIAPTPHHTPEMMQYFVEKLVTTWEEVGLELKPHPSAECNFCQKPLHFEVMSEREKSYFSGLSHPVSACG, translated from the exons ATGGACGCCATCATCCGCTGCCCATTCCTCTCCCGCGTCCCTCAAGCCTTCCTGCAGCAGACCCGCAAGACCCTGGTGGGCTATGCCGTCAAGTGTCCCGTCATGATGGACCTGGCCTCCAGGCCTCTGGTGCGGGCCGTCTCCTCATCCGCCTCCAGCTTCCAGAAGACAGACGAGGTCATCACGCCCAGCGAGG CACCCAAAGAGACGGCCCAGTTGCCCCCTGGCCACCCCAAGCCCCCGGCGGGGCAGACGGCCGCCTCCAAGTGCCCCTTCCTGGCTGCTGAGATGGGGCAGAAGAACAGCAGCGTGGTGCGGCAGGCCAGCATGGAGCTGCAGGAGGATGTCTCGGAGGTCCGCACCGTCCGCAAAG ACGTGTCTCCGTCTGAGTTGGACCCACTGGTGAAGAACACCAAGGCCTCTGGGAACCTcatgaagaagctgatgaagcaGAGGCCCACCAGAGTCTCTCATCTGCTGCAGGAGAACATGCCCAaaa cgGTTTCCAACTTCCATTATGACAAGTTCTTTGAGAAGAAGATCGAGGACAAGAAGGCGGACCACACCTATCGCGTCTTCAAAACGGTGAACCGGCGCGCCACCGACTTCCCCATGGCCGACGACTACTCGCAGCAGGCCAGCGACCGGCGAGACGTCTCCGTCTGGTGCAGCAACGACTACCTGGGCATGAGCCGCCACCCGCGCATCGTACAGGCCATCAT GGACACGTTACGAAAGCATGGCTCCGGTGCGGGAGGGACTCGAAACATATCGGGGACGAGCAAGTTCCACGTGGACCTGGAGCACGAGCTGGCCGACCTGCACGGGAAGGACGCCGCGCTACTATTCACTTCCTGTTTCGTGGCCAACGACTCCACCCTCTTCACGCTGGCCAAGATGCTGCCAG GGTGTGAGATCTACTCGGATGCGGGTAACCACGCCTCCATGATCCAGGGCATCAGGAACAGCGGCGCCAAGAAGTTTGTGTTCCGCCACAACGATGTGGAACACCTGCGAGAGCTGCTGGCGAAGTCCGACCCCTCCACACCAAAGATCGTCGCCTTCGAGACCGTCCACTCCATGGATG gTGCTGTGTGTCCCCTGGAGGAGATGTGTGACGTGGCCCATGAGTTCGGTGCCATCACCTTTGTGGACGAGGTGCACGCCGTGGGGCTGTACGGTGCCCGAGGAGGGGGTATTGGGGACCGGGACGGAGTCATGCACAAAATGGACATCATCTCTGGAACACTCG GCAAGGCCTTTGGCTGCGTGGGCGGCTACGTGGCCAGCACGGACGCGCTGATCGACACGGTGCGCTCGTACGCGGCCGGCTTTATCTTCACCACCTCTCTGCCGCCCATGCTGCTGGCGGGCGCGCGCCAGTCCATCCAGACGCTGAAGAGCGAGGAGGGCCGCGCGCTCCGCCGCAATCACCAGCGCAACGTCAAGCTGCTGCGCCAGATGCTCATGGACTCGGGCCTGCCCGTGGTGCACTGCCCCAGCCACATCATTCCAGTCCGG GTGTCGGACGCCGAGAAGAACACGGAGGTGTGTGACATCATGATGAGTCGCTATAACATCTACGTCCAGGCCATAAACTACCCCACTGTCGCCCGCGGCCACGAGCTGCTGCGCATCGCGCCAACACCACATCATACTCCCGAGATGATGCAATACTTTGTCG AGAAGCTAGTGACGACCTGGGAGGAGGTGGGTCTGGAGCTGAAGCCTCACCCCTCTGCCGAGTGCAACTTCTGCCAGAAGCCGCTGCACTTCGAGGTGATGAGCGAACGCGAGAAGTCTTACTTTAGTGGCCTCAGCCACCCTGTATCGGCCTGCGGCTGA